From Synergistaceae bacterium, one genomic window encodes:
- a CDS encoding metalloregulator ArsR/SmtB family transcription factor has product MDNKILFCDCEAVHQDVVDRVKPQMPEESRLYDVADFFKMFADSTRIRILWALEESELCVCDLAALLNMTKSAISHQLKTLRMAKLVKFRKDGKVVYYSLDDHHIKDILLTALQHVDE; this is encoded by the coding sequence ATGGACAACAAAATTCTGTTTTGTGACTGCGAAGCCGTTCATCAGGACGTCGTGGACCGGGTGAAGCCCCAAATGCCGGAGGAGTCGCGTCTGTACGACGTGGCGGATTTTTTCAAGATGTTCGCCGACAGCACGCGTATCCGGATCCTGTGGGCTTTGGAAGAAAGCGAACTGTGTGTTTGTGACCTCGCAGCTCTTCTCAATATGACCAAGTCCGCCATTTCCCATCAGCTCAAAACGCTTCGGATGGCCAAGCTGGTTAAATTTCGCAAAGATGGAAAGGTGGTGTATTACTCCCTGGACGACCATCACATCAAGGACATTCTGCTCACGGCGCTGCAGCACGTGGACGAATGA
- the gatA gene encoding Asp-tRNA(Asn)/Glu-tRNA(Gln) amidotransferase subunit GatA: MRLHELNVREIAAGVRARKFSAVEVFDDCLDRSVACEGKVAALITTTVDVGRSQARRIDERLSKGEDPGPLAGVPVVLKDNMCTRGVRTTAGSRILGDWAPPYDATVWRLLQEAGAVLLGKANMDEFAMGNTTSTSAFGPTANPWDLTRVPGGSSGGSAAVVSAGYVPFSLGSDTGGSIRQPASYCGICGLKPTYGMVSRYGLIAYGSSLDQIGPFTRNVEDMALVMGILARQDPRDSTSTCGTRGECFSKLSDGMKGKRVALVRDFKEFTLDQGIAEAMKKTIAALESAGAEMVEVSLPTVGRYAVACYYAIAASEAHTNLARFDGVRYGYTVDSSTGLKDMFQEVRSFGFGGEVKSRIIAGTCLTEPVRSEQYYVAATRVRTLIAREFSEAFQNADCILQPVTPSLAPKIGEADEDAMKGYESDLYTLPVNMAGLPGYSFFTGHYDAGLGLPVGLQLVGPRWSDGELLNMGFALEKALGAPVIAKAGL, from the coding sequence ATGCGGCTTCATGAACTGAACGTTCGGGAAATTGCAGCCGGAGTGCGGGCACGAAAATTTTCCGCGGTGGAGGTTTTCGACGACTGTCTGGATCGATCTGTCGCCTGTGAGGGCAAAGTCGCCGCGCTGATCACGACCACGGTGGACGTCGGGCGCAGTCAGGCCCGCCGGATCGACGAGAGGCTGTCCAAAGGCGAGGATCCGGGGCCTCTTGCGGGAGTGCCCGTCGTGCTGAAGGACAACATGTGTACCCGCGGCGTTCGAACCACGGCGGGCAGCCGCATTCTCGGAGACTGGGCTCCCCCCTACGACGCCACGGTGTGGAGGCTGCTTCAGGAGGCGGGAGCCGTTCTGCTGGGCAAGGCCAACATGGACGAGTTCGCCATGGGAAACACCACGAGCACCTCGGCCTTTGGTCCGACGGCAAATCCCTGGGACCTGACCCGGGTGCCCGGGGGAAGCTCCGGGGGAAGCGCGGCCGTGGTTTCAGCGGGCTATGTTCCTTTTTCTCTGGGCAGCGATACGGGAGGATCCATCCGTCAGCCCGCTTCCTACTGCGGAATCTGCGGACTGAAACCCACCTATGGAATGGTCAGCCGTTACGGCCTGATCGCCTACGGTTCCTCTCTGGACCAGATCGGCCCCTTTACCCGCAACGTGGAAGACATGGCGCTGGTGATGGGAATCCTCGCCAGGCAGGACCCCAGGGACTCCACCAGCACCTGCGGAACCCGGGGAGAGTGTTTTTCGAAGCTCTCCGACGGCATGAAGGGAAAACGGGTGGCGCTGGTCCGTGATTTTAAGGAATTTACCCTCGACCAGGGCATCGCCGAGGCCATGAAAAAAACCATCGCCGCGCTGGAAAGCGCCGGAGCCGAGATGGTGGAGGTGTCTCTGCCCACGGTGGGGCGTTATGCGGTGGCCTGTTACTACGCCATCGCCGCCTCGGAGGCCCATACAAACCTGGCGCGTTTCGACGGAGTGCGCTACGGCTACACGGTGGACTCGTCCACGGGCCTGAAGGATATGTTCCAGGAGGTGCGTTCCTTTGGTTTCGGCGGGGAGGTCAAGTCGCGGATCATCGCGGGAACCTGCCTCACGGAGCCGGTCCGGAGCGAACAGTATTATGTGGCGGCAACGCGGGTTCGCACGCTGATCGCGAGGGAATTTTCCGAGGCGTTTCAGAACGCGGACTGTATTCTGCAGCCGGTTACGCCCTCTCTGGCGCCGAAGATCGGGGAGGCCGACGAGGACGCCATGAAGGGCTACGAATCGGACCTCTACACGCTTCCCGTCAACATGGCCGGTCTGCCCGGGTACTCGTTTTTTACGGGACATTACGACGCCGGTCTGGGGTTGCCTGTGGGGCTGCAGCTCGTGGGACCGCGCTGGAGCGACGGTGAACTGCTGAACATGGGATTTGCGCTGGAAAAGGCTCTGGGCGCTCCCGTAATCGCCAAAGCGGGACTCTGA
- the gatB gene encoding Asp-tRNA(Asn)/Glu-tRNA(Gln) amidotransferase subunit GatB — protein sequence MSDKELTFTPVIGIEIHIQLKTKSKIFCTCSADYTNDEPNSHICPVCMGLPGSLPVLNRAVVQQGMLAGLALNCSIVSPTLFFRKSYYYPDLPKGFQTTQSDLPIAASGWLMISDDAGSPKKVRINRLHLEEDVGKLHHSASDGRLEGAETSWVDYNRSGLPLAEIVSEPDISSAREAVEYVTALRRRVRYAGASDVDLEKGMMRFDANVSMKCSDGRWGRKVEVKNMNSFRALERAIEFEIKRQIKVMREGGEVLQETRHWNDAKEVTRASRVKEFYRKFIVEPDLPPMVVTPEWIERVKATLPEMPDQKMARYVKELGLTEVDASVLTDSRDVAEYFEACIACGANPVRAGNWIRTEILRFMGERQVGAGDVPVKPEALAELVRSVDDGNLSTTAAKTVFEAMLEGLPFAEAVKKSGAVTGGLDADALAKVVSEILAGNADVIEEIKSGKDTKGKKMKFLQGLVMRETKGQARPDEVSAAIEASLKS from the coding sequence ATGTCCGACAAGGAACTGACTTTTACGCCGGTTATCGGTATTGAAATTCATATACAGCTCAAAACGAAATCCAAAATTTTCTGCACCTGTTCGGCTGATTACACGAACGATGAACCCAACTCCCACATCTGCCCGGTCTGCATGGGGCTTCCCGGCTCGCTGCCCGTCCTGAACAGAGCCGTGGTGCAGCAGGGGATGCTGGCGGGGCTGGCGCTGAACTGCTCCATCGTTTCGCCTACACTGTTTTTCCGTAAATCTTATTACTATCCCGACCTGCCGAAGGGGTTTCAGACGACCCAGAGCGACCTTCCCATCGCGGCCAGCGGGTGGCTGATGATCAGCGACGATGCGGGCAGCCCCAAAAAAGTCCGCATCAATCGCCTGCATCTGGAGGAAGACGTGGGCAAGCTGCACCACAGCGCCTCCGATGGCAGACTGGAGGGAGCGGAAACCTCCTGGGTCGACTACAACCGTTCGGGGCTGCCTCTGGCGGAGATCGTCTCGGAACCGGATATTTCCTCGGCCCGGGAGGCTGTGGAATACGTGACGGCCCTGCGCCGGCGGGTGCGATACGCGGGGGCGTCGGACGTGGACCTGGAAAAAGGAATGATGCGCTTTGACGCCAACGTCTCCATGAAGTGCTCGGACGGGCGATGGGGACGCAAGGTCGAGGTCAAGAATATGAACTCTTTCCGCGCTCTGGAGAGGGCCATCGAGTTTGAAATTAAGCGCCAGATAAAAGTCATGAGGGAAGGGGGCGAAGTTCTTCAGGAAACCCGGCACTGGAACGACGCCAAAGAAGTTACCCGGGCGTCCCGGGTGAAGGAGTTCTACCGCAAGTTCATCGTGGAGCCCGACCTGCCGCCCATGGTGGTCACTCCGGAGTGGATCGAACGGGTGAAGGCGACTCTGCCGGAAATGCCGGATCAGAAGATGGCACGTTACGTGAAGGAGCTGGGGCTTACGGAGGTGGACGCTTCCGTTTTGACGGATTCCCGGGACGTGGCGGAGTATTTCGAGGCCTGCATCGCCTGCGGCGCGAACCCCGTCAGGGCGGGAAACTGGATCCGGACGGAAATTTTGCGGTTCATGGGAGAGCGTCAGGTCGGAGCCGGCGACGTCCCCGTAAAACCCGAGGCTCTTGCGGAGCTGGTTCGTTCCGTCGACGACGGAAATCTTTCCACCACGGCGGCAAAAACGGTGTTCGAGGCCATGCTGGAGGGACTTCCCTTTGCCGAAGCGGTGAAGAAAAGCGGCGCCGTAACGGGAGGGCTCGATGCCGACGCGCTGGCGAAGGTCGTGAGTGAGATCCTGGCCGGCAACGCCGACGTCATCGAAGAAATAAAATCCGGGAAGGACACCAAAGGGAAAAAGATGAAATTCCTGCAGGGTCTCGTTATGCGGGAAACAAAGGGGCAGGCGCGTCCGGACGAGGTAAGCGCCGCAATTGAGGCGTCCCTGAAGTCATAA